The Rhizoctonia solani chromosome 13, complete sequence nucleotide sequence TGGACACTATGGTGTAGCTCCAATCGCTTCCTTTACCGCTGACTCGAGTTTCAGTGATCCCCTGAGAAGCCAAGTATTTGTCTACTAGCCCGGGACACGCGACTTTACCCTGGTCCCCGAGTGAGCTGATTTCGACCACACCAACAGTAGCCCAGCCGAGAGGATCAAGTTCAATTCGAATAGGCGCAGCGGGGTGGAGTGTATTGGATATGTCATGCAGCACAACTCGCTCGTTTGCTGGGTTACTAGATTGGATGTAGAGTACCACCGCCGACACTGAGTTTGAAGGGACACCTAATGCTTGTGCGATATCGGAAGCTGTAATGAATTCCACTAGCTATTGCATTCACGGATATCATTAGTCGCTAGACAGTCCAGATAAACAAAGTTCCGACTTTACCCTTCCTTCCCCGGACTGTACATTCCAGATCCCGACTGTCTTGTCAACGTAAACTTTGAGGCCTCTACCTACTCCGGCGCACATGACTCGTGGATCGAATACGTCGTTGAGTACGGTAAATGCGGTCGAGGCTTGAACAACTATGCTAGGTGATGGACCCGGCGCTGTATCGCCTACCATCTTCGTGAGGATTTCGGGATTCGACTTGCCAGGAGCATCTATCGTGCCAGCCCATTACTTGTATGTCACTCCCTTTACCGAATACAAACACTAACCTGTAATCGTTACCGGGCCGGTACCAAATACACGAAACGATGCATGGAATGAGCCCTATTGTCCCAACGTCGAGTCAACAAGTGGGTGGCTATATGTAAGCTATTGTTAGTTACCTGAGATATCCCGGTGTTGGTATTATGCACTTCCCCATCCGATGAAATGTAAGGATGGGTTTGAAACTAGTAGATCCGTAGATGAGTCATGAGTACTCGGAGCGGGTTTATTGAATGGATATTACCATATCAAGGTCAGGTTGGACGTCAAGCTCATTCAATAGAAGCGCATTTATGCTGTTAAAGTCAGTTGGTTAGTCATTTCAGAAGGCAAGCTTGGATTGAACTGGTTGCGAACGTATTTGTGAAGACGTGGTATCTGTGCGAGTCGGGCTCGTTGGGATAATCTAACTTATAAATGAGCAATGGAGCCTTTTCAATCATAAAACGAATACCCACAATCATCGCTGTTTCTCACAACCCGCTTTACTCCTTTTCCACAGAGACCGATCTCTCCGAGCAGAACTCTCGGTGTCATTCCCATGCACCATATGACATTCGCTGCACCGAACGCTTCCAATGCTGCAGAAGTCACAGCCTGGACATAGGCCTTTCTCAACATGACGATATCCACCGAGCTTCCGAATATTTCTTCGCCAGACTTCGAGTAGGTAACTTCTATAGCAGAGACGATATGGTCCATAGATGCCATGTTGTCACACTTTGTAAACGTTATGCCGGCGGTACGAAGAGTTGCATAGTAGTCATTGAAAAAGTTTTGAACCGAGTCAGGGTGGGGTATGTAGTCTGGTTTGCGTAAGTGCGCCATTGCAAAGCATGTAGGCAAATACATTACATTCGAATCCCTCTTCTTCGGCCGGGCCGGGATACCCATCCTTCGTAACCTTGACTAGGCTATATTGACTCGCAAACTTGCTCGGTTCTACTCCTTGCCAGTAGCCTTGTATAGTATGCCAGACGCCGACATGCGCTACCCCGTACTTGTCTTTTGCCGTCTTGACTAGTTCGCCCAAGCTCCCGATCTTGTCCAAGAACAGTCGTTTAGAATCAAAGGATTGAAGCCTGAAGGACTTTACGTCTTGCCATGCATCATCGATCAAGAATGCTGCTGGCCGAGTCCCAATTGAATGGAAGTGCTCCAGAGCTTTCAGTGCAGATGCGCCTGTCGTTGGGGTTGGAGGTTGGAGAGAGTTCCAGGTACAACTGTCGTGCTACGGGTTTTAGACTCCGGGAAAGCTTTGAGACTTGAATCAAACGAGCGTTTAACTCACTAGGTCAATTTGCTCTCAAAGATATAGGAGTTGAGTGTAGGTGTGTTGACAAGAGGGCCTGGGACGTTAAGTAGTAGACGCGCCTGTACGACAGAGGCTTTGATAGCAGAGTTGATGTCCTTGGCGATAGTAACCACTACTTGACCTGTCTCGGTTGCTGAGTGGCTCCTCTCAAAACGAGCAAAAATTAAATCCTTCTCTGGCTCGAACAGTGGGCCGCGGAGTGTTCCCATACACGCATCAGTCGTCAGTGGGAGTAGTGCTACGACGTGCTTCGAGCTGCGGAGTGCTAGTATCTGCGTATCTGTATGGCTTGGAAGTAAACCGTCTTGGTGCGCAAAGAGCCAATAGCATCTACAGGCGGAAGCGAATAACGCAGAAGGTTAGATTAAATCTAGGAATGCGCACATAACTCACTTGTCTCGAGTAAGTCGCAGAGCACTGGTAATGCTTCCTCCGGGTCGCCCAAGATTGAAGCTAGACACAATAGGAGTCGTTGACCGAGAATATTCATCCTCACTTTGAAGTGAAAATAGAAGGATATAAGTATAGAAATTATCAGATGGTTTTGGAGGTACTAGGTCAATATGAGCACCCGAAGTCGCCAAACTAGGAAGATGCTCTAGCAGTAGATCCATAACTGGCAAGATTCCGAAAATATTACTTTGATTGTGTCCCGAGTCCAGGCAGTAAGAGTAGTCAAGTTCATATCAGTCATCGCGCCAAAAGAAATACTGAAGCGTACGATTGATATGACTAATGCTGACCTACCCCGAGTAAACGCCGACTCAGATTAATCAAAACTTGAAGTCCACGTAATTAATCAGTGTAGTTACTGAGGTTGCGTATACCTGGCCGCGACAAATAACGCGAGTAGTCGCAGCAACTGAACAACAGGATCAAGTACGCATACACCTATGGGGGTCAACACTGTCAATTATTCAGCATACATGTGAACAAGTTAGGGCTCATGGCTTTGCCATGCATTCAAAAGAACAAATTTTAAACTTTCCCAACTCGTACAACCGAAGGCGTGAGTGATTCTTTAAGTCTATCCTCTGGGACATCCTTGTGTACCGAATCAATTATGGACCCATGCCTTGCAGCATAATCTTTCATCCCTACATCCACAGCACAATCAACAACCTTCTTTGAAACAAACTAAATATAGCTCACTTCGAAGTTCCTCGGCCAAAAGCCGGCTCTGTACATCCAGTCTCTGGGGCATGATATTTTTCCTCGGAACCTTCGGAGAAAACTCTAATCTTTCTACGCCCAATTCTTTGAGCGTTTTCCTCTCAACCAACGAGAACTCAGATGGATCGGAACGGTTAAAGTTGAATGGCTCCTTGAGGGATACTGGCGGGTTCGTTATGAACCTAATCGAACGAGTATGATTTTTGGATGCAGAGTGAAGTAGGAGAGGATGCAAGAGGATTACATCTCCGCGTTCTGTTCAATATTAGT carries:
- a CDS encoding raffinose synthase or seed inhibition domain-containing protein — its product is MNAPNRTAECDWKPALYNKGAAFVYSDEYTKPVLDLLSAKPGERIVDLGCGTGELTLRIERIVGPEGLVLGIDSTESMLEKAKANGLKNSILCDIQDLAIPNEFKHLTGTFDAVFTNAVLHWCKRDPRGVVRGAKALLKPGGRFIGDFGGYMAALGLRSVVAQILKSRGKPVHEPCFLPRAEEYKKILESEGFRVEDISLNPSINTLPGSMIDFLRSVFRVSYLKHVDDDEAEDIIQEMSRVCEFDHKDETGTWGFMADEWITRATQDIWIRLGFDPSDKSTWTQERIHQPWHRKVLAKEVAPNAWGAICELVGGEEKISDYCKEWRDSMITNLGTERWEKEDIRPQELDNWHCDGDFFLHFLDSPEQGLLVIPLYSDIKPRGGGTYIAEDSIGAIARWLRDHPEGVAPGMGPGQGKFDFGARLNECNVFTEMTGERGDVILLHPLLLHSASKNHTRSIRFITNPPVSLKEPFNFNRSDPSEFSLVERKTLKELGVERLEFSPKVPRKNIMPQRLDVQSRLLAEELRRMKDYAARHGSIIDSVHKDVPEDRLKESLTPSVVSISHINLMDLLLEHLPSLATSGAHIDLVPPKPSDNFYTYILLFSLQSEDEYSRSTTPIVSSFNLGRPGGSITSALRLTRDKCYWLFAHQDGLLPSHTDTQILALRSSKHVVALLPLTTDACMGTLRGPLFEPEKDLIFARFERSHSATETGQVVVTIAKDINSAIKASVVQARLLLNVPGPLVNTPTLNSYIFESKLTYCTWNSLQPPTPTTGASALKALEHFHSIGTRPAAFLIDDAWQDVKSFRLQSFDSKRLFLDKIGSLGELVKTAKDKYGVAHVGVWHTIQGYWQGVEPSKFASQYSLVKVTKDGYPGPAEEEGFEYYIPHPDSVQNFFNDYYATLRTAGITFTKCDNMASMDHIVSAIEVTYSKSGEEIFGSSVDIVMLRKAYVQAVTSAALEAFGAANVIWCMGMTPRVLLGEIGLCGKGVKRVVRNSDDYYPNEPDSHRYHVFTNTINALLLNELDVQPDLDMFQTHPYISSDGEVHNTNTGISQGSFHASFRVFGTGPVTITDAPGKSNPEILTKMVGDTAPGPSPSIVVQASTAFTVLNDVFDPRVMCAGVGRGLKVYVDKTVGIWNVQSGEGRLVEFITASDIAQALGVPSNSVSAVVLYIQSSNPANERVVLHDISNTLHPAAPIRIELDPLGWATVGVVEISSLGDQGKVACPGLVDKYLASQGITETRVSGKGSDWSYTIVSKCSGILGLWTTPEVSVKSVEVNFVGENGDLGSAQNPEIETTDVGKAKWVTLKLKGRSKVVFDLTE